The following is a genomic window from Flavobacterium sp..
GCCGAGCACATTGCTTATATTATTTGGAACAAACTTCGCATTTTAATCGATGCTGATAAAGAATTAGAAATTATCTTATATGAAACTCCTAGAAACTTTGTAACCTATAAAGGAAACTAATTATGGCAATTCAAATTGGAGATAAATTACCAAGTTTTAAAGCAACTAAACAAGATGGAACTGCTTTTGAAAGTGCTTCCATTCATGAAAAACCCATTGTGATTTACTTTTACCCAAAAGATTTTACGCCAGGTTGTACTACTCAAGCGTGCAGTTTTAGAGATGCGTATCAAGATTTTCAAGATTTAGGCGCTGAAGTTATTGGTGTAAGTGGTGATTCGGTGAGTTCGCATCAAAATTTTCGTCAAAAACATAATTTGCCTTTTATTTTACTTTCGGATACAGATCGTAAATTGCGTAAGTTATTTGGTGTTCCAACAGCACTTTTTGGACTTGTGCCAGGTCGCGTTACTTATGTTTTTGATGCTCATGGAAAAGCAATTTATATTTTTGATAGCATGAGTGCTAAAATTCATATTGCAAAAGCTTTAGATGCTATTCAGAAAGCAAAATAAATTAATTTCATATAAAAGTAACAGCATCAATTTCTTTATTTCGTTAGAATTTTTGCATCTTTGTAATTCATTATTCTGAATATGAAGTTTTATCCTTTAACCTTTACTCCGATACTTAAAGACCGCATTTGGGGTGGGAATAAATTGAAAATCTATCTCAATAAACCTATAGTTTCTGAAACTACAGGCGAGAGTTGGGAAATTTCAACCGTTCCTGGCGATATTAGTGTGGTAAATTCTGGTGTTTTAAAAGGGAAGAATATAAATGATATTATCGATTTATATCCTAATGAAATATTAGGGAAATCCGTTATAGCTCGTTTTGGAAAACAATTTCCATTGCTTTTTAAATTCATTGATGCCAAGGAGGATTTATCTATTCAATTGCATCCTAATGATAATTTGGCTAAAGAGCGTCATGATTCTTTTGGAAAAACCGAAATGTGGTATGTGATGCAAGCTGATGAATCGGCTCGTTTGGTCGTTGGTTTTAAAAAAGATTCTACTAAGGAAGAGTATTTAAAACATTTAGAAAGTAAAAGCTTAGTAGCTTTATTAAATGAATCACCTGTTAAAAAAGGAGATGTTTTCTTTTTAGAGACGGGTACAATTCATGCTATTGGGGCAGG
Proteins encoded in this region:
- a CDS encoding peroxiredoxin; this encodes MAIQIGDKLPSFKATKQDGTAFESASIHEKPIVIYFYPKDFTPGCTTQACSFRDAYQDFQDLGAEVIGVSGDSVSSHQNFRQKHNLPFILLSDTDRKLRKLFGVPTALFGLVPGRVTYVFDAHGKAIYIFDSMSAKIHIAKALDAIQKAK
- a CDS encoding type I phosphomannose isomerase catalytic subunit translates to MKFYPLTFTPILKDRIWGGNKLKIYLNKPIVSETTGESWEISTVPGDISVVNSGVLKGKNINDIIDLYPNEILGKSVIARFGKQFPLLFKFIDAKEDLSIQLHPNDNLAKERHDSFGKTEMWYVMQADESARLVVGFKKDSTKEEYLKHLESKSLVALLNESPVKKGDVFFLETGTIHAIGAGVMVAEIQQTSDITYRIYDWDRSDVTGKSRELHTELALEAINYAVTPVKVSYTEEVNNSIQVVNCSYFITNIIALQDCFIWKRKKQAFTVFMCTNGQFEMVVNGEILRYRMGDTILIPACIENLTIKGKATLLEISI